One window of Misgurnus anguillicaudatus chromosome 13, ASM2758022v2, whole genome shotgun sequence genomic DNA carries:
- the LOC141369327 gene encoding uncharacterized protein: MRIHTEEKPYGCDQCGKNFKNKCHLNQHMQIHTGEKPHTCDQCGKTFKNKWHLNEHMKTHTGEKPYSCDQCGRSFTRKSDLNKHERLHTGEKPYICDQCGKNFKSKPNLHQHMQIHTREETYRCDQCEKNFISKSDLNGHVRIHTGEKHYSCDQCGKNFTRKSDLNKHMRIHTGEKPYRCDQCGKSFIRKFELNGHIRIHTGEKPYRCDHCGKNFIRKIDLNRHMRIHTEESP; encoded by the coding sequence ATGAGAATCCATACTGAAGAAAAACCTTACGgatgtgatcagtgtggaaaaAACTTCAAGAATAAATGCCACCTTAATCAACACATgcaaattcacactggagaaaagcctcacacatgtgatcagtgtggaaagactTTTAAGAATAAATGGCACCTTAATGAGCACATGAAAAcccacactggagaaaaaccttacagcTGTGATCAGTGTGGAAGATCCTTCACTCGCAAGTCTGACCTAAATAAGCACGAGAGACTTCACAccggagaaaaaccttacatatgtgatcagtgtggaaagaaCTTCAAGAGTAAACCGAATCTTCATCAGCACATGCAAATTCACACTAGAGAAGAGACTTACAGATGTGATCAGTgtgaaaaaaactttattagTAAGTCTGACCTTAATGGGCACGTGAGAatccacactggagaaaaacatTACAGCTGTGATCAATGTGGAAAAAACTTCACTCGCAAGTCTGACCTGAATAAGCACATGAGAATccacactggagaaaagccctacagatgtgatcagtgtggaaagagcttcattCGTAAGTTCGAACTCAATGGGCACATTAGAATccacactggagaaaagcctTACAGATGTGATCATTGTGGAAAGAACTTTATTCGTAAGATTGATCTCAACAggcacatgagaattcacactgaaGAAAGTCCTTAA